The following are from one region of the Nostoc cf. commune SO-36 genome:
- a CDS encoding pentapeptide repeat-containing protein, producing MANREHLTLLKAGAVTWIEWRKKNPQIEPDLSAANLQGNNLRGANLQGVNLRRVDLGNALLVRANLSGADLSSANLYKALLNEANLSDANFSVANLSGAILTQADLSHANLIGADLSQVDLRGAAIAYANLIGTDLRNANLRDADLGAAKLMRTNLSFANLIEANLIAADLSEASLYEAEMLGAYLYKTDLYKANLNKAHLTGAYLLRANLSEADLSQADLSWANLRSANLAGANLRGTNLRGADLRGANLSGVNFNETIMPNGSKQN from the coding sequence ATGGCAAATCGAGAGCATCTAACTTTACTCAAAGCAGGTGCAGTTACATGGATTGAGTGGAGAAAGAAAAACCCCCAGATTGAACCAGACCTCAGTGCCGCGAATCTGCAAGGCAATAACCTTAGAGGTGCAAATCTCCAAGGGGTAAACTTGAGAAGGGTAGATTTGGGTAATGCTTTACTCGTGCGAGCAAACCTCAGTGGCGCTGACCTCAGTAGTGCCAACCTCTATAAAGCCTTATTGAATGAAGCTAACTTGAGTGATGCTAACTTCAGTGTCGCTAACTTGAGTGGTGCTATACTCACGCAGGCAGATTTAAGCCATGCCAATCTGATTGGCGCGGACTTGAGTCAGGTGGATCTTAGAGGCGCTGCGATCGCGTATGCTAATCTCATTGGCACTGACTTAAGAAACGCCAACTTGAGAGATGCCGATTTGGGTGCAGCAAAACTGATGCGGACTAATCTCTCTTTTGCCAACCTCATTGAGGCTAACTTGATTGCAGCTGACCTTAGCGAAGCAAGTTTGTACGAGGCGGAAATGTTGGGAGCTTATCTTTATAAAACTGACTTATACAAAGCTAATCTGAACAAGGCTCACCTCACTGGTGCTTACCTGTTGCGGGCTAACCTTAGTGAAGCTGATTTGAGCCAAGCTGATTTAAGTTGGGCTAACCTCAGAAGCGCGAATTTAGCAGGAGCGAATCTGAGAGGAACTAACCTCAGAGGGGCCGACCTGAGAGGAGCTAACCTTAGTGGCGTAAACTTTAATGAGACAATTATGCCTAACGGTTCAAAACAGAATTAG